A window of Sorex araneus isolate mSorAra2 chromosome 3, mSorAra2.pri, whole genome shotgun sequence genomic DNA:
TCCCTCTTCTGATGATGAactttttgtttgggccacactccgcggttctcaggggttactctgcactaagggctaactcctgatggggcttagggaacccgtcatatggggtgctggggattgaacctgggtgactgcgtgcaaggcaaatgcctcacctgcgGTAGTATTGCCCCCGACCCCAGTCATGAGCTTTATTCCCAAATCTGACGTTGCTACCAGTTGTCCAAAGGTGAGGCTGGGGGAGCACATGTGCTAGTCACCACTTTCCTTCCTCATCCTTGctactccctccccacccctgtctgCCAGCCCCCATTTGATCTTCCTTTAAGGTGAGAAAGCACAGCGCCTCAAATACTACTCAACACCTTACAGGCCACTGCATAAGAACTGGTTTCACGGCTTCTTCATTATCTGTGTGTGAAGTCCGGAGACACGCCAGCCCAGGGGATGGGCCTCCTGGCTTcagacccccacctcctccctgacTCAGTGCCCACCCACGTCCCTGATCATGTCCCCGACATGTCCATGCAAAAAAGGAGCAAGTTGTAACCAATGAGACTGGCCCCCTTGCCCTCTGTCCGGCCCAGGAGGCCCCTGGGGTCTGGTCTGACAGGCACCTGGAGCGCATCTGGTCTTCAGAACTCGGGAAGAGCATCTCTGGGGGAGAAGCTGGGACAGCAGTGGAACAGGTAACAGCAGCAACGACAGATGTGGATGGTGACAAAGACTACCGTGAGCAGCAGGTGGCCCATCAGGGCGAGCATTATGGCCGCGTGTGTCTCAGGGTCTGAGAGCGAGAACTGCTGGCGCCCCCGGGTGAGCACCCCCAGGCGGAACCCAGCCACGCGGACCCCCTGCCTCCAGCAATAGTAGATGCCCCGGTCGGCCAGCTCGGTGAAGCGGATGTGCAGATGGTTGCCGTGGTCGATGAACACCCGCATGGTCCTGTTGACGCCCTTCAGGTACTGCGTGCGGTAGAGAAACTGCCTGTCCTTGTCCCAGGCCACCGCGTGCTCCGGCCGCGCCCCAGGACAGGAGATGACGAGTCCGTGGCCCAGTCTCTGCTGATGAAACTGAATGGGCACCGTGGGCAGCCAGGGCCGGCTGCCCACTCTGGACACGTAGCTGAAGACGGCCATCACGCCCTTCCGGATGCTCTTCTTCTTGCAGGGCACCATGCAGCTGCGCACCAGCAGCTCGGGCGCCCGGGCCCTGGCCTTGGCCCGCAGCCGTGCGGGCACAGCCTGAGAGCCACAGGACACGGTGCGAGGAAGCGTTTGCCGGTAGCGGGGGGACAGGTCCGGGCTCTGAAGGTAACAGAGGCCGATGCGCCACTGCTCCCCGCGCGCCCCACAGCGGTCACAGGGTGTCCACTCCCAGAAGGTGGTGAAGATGCGCAGCGTCCCGTAGTGGCTGTCGGCGGAGGGCACCTGGCCGCTGTCCTGGAAGGTGGCCACCATCCCCCGGCTGCTCTGGATGTCCACGTCGTAGGCGTAGAAGTAGTCCCCCTTGCGGGTGCCGCAGAAATACAGGCCCGAGTCCTCGGGCTGGGCCCGGAACACCAGCAGGCTGAACATGCGGATGCTGAAACGGACCAGCATGTCACTGCCCGCACGCACGTGGGCCTCCTCCGTCAGCAACCGCCCATCGAAGTCCGTCAGCACCCTGGTGTGGCTGCTCCTCAGGTGCTTTTGATAGTACCAGACCACGGCTTTCACCTCCTCGGGCTTGCAGTGGCAGGGGAGCTCGAAGCTCATGTCAGCCAGGTAGGCGGCATTGTCGAACATCAGGAACGCTGGGCAAGGGGTGTTCTGGAAAATGTTTTCCTTCCCCACGAGCTCAAAAGCCTGGAGGCCTCCCCAGGCCCACAGGAGCACCATGGAGCAAGCCACGGTCATGTCCAGGTTCAGGGTAGGTCAGAATCGGTAAGGCCTCTGGGGGCTTCTAGAATTTGCTCTCCACCAGAGGCAACTACCCCAGGAACAAAGGTGTCAGGAGACGCCACACTCCGTGGAGGAGGAGCCCAGAGGCCAGGTAATTTATCCCCAGTTGGTGAGCAGGTTGCCCGCCCAAGGTTTCAGATGGGATCAAACACATTCTAGAATCTTTCACCCTCCCTTTTCTAGAACACTAGCACCACTCAAGAATGTGCTGGGGGGCAGTGGAATGGAAGGCAAGGGCCCAGGTGCCCTAAGATAGGAAGTCGCTTTcctgccctgggcctggctcaATCCAGAGAGAGCTTCCCTCTGGCTGACCTGGGAGAGTCCAGACACCTGCCTGGGGGACTGAGCAGACCTGAGCTGAGGCCCTGGGGCTTTCtcaggcccccctcccctgcacaggAGCTCAGCCCCTGCTGAAAATACTGCACATCAAATAAGGTAGCACTCCATCCTTTGTCAGTACGTGCATGGTGACAAAGACTTTAGGAACCGCCGTGGGATTTGCTTACCACAAAAGAGCAATCATTGTGCCTTTTCAGTTTTTCCGAAGTGGAGGCTGTAACAGATACAGCTGGCATCTGGCTGTGCACCTCTCTTAAGGCTGTGAGCTACAGGCTTGGTGAGCTCTAAGGGTGGAAAGCAAACTTTCGACTTGGGCTCTTGTCTGTCGTCTGGACCTGCACAGTTGtttccaccaccccccccacacagacacacactcattttatttaaacactgtggtttacaaagttgttcatgatcatttGTTACAGCATTCAGcattccaatcccaccaccattgtcacatTCCCAGCACTATGGtcaccattttcccaaccatccctcaagactgccccccatagcaggcccacaataattttttatattgcttgttaccaatataTTGCTAacgatcaaaaatattttcttagaagaaaatccAGGAAATCCCCATCTcatcatggggacattaagtccttgtttgagggattactaaaatgttgttacaagttaagctttctgtgtattttttgtttattgagagATTGATTGGCTCACAttacattccatccaatctgCTGTGATACTACTggattttcagtgttgttaagtTCTGAGTGTTGTAAAGTTTAAAAATCCAGAattttggggctgaagcgatagcacagtgggtagggcgtttgccttgcatgcagctgacctggaattaaattcccagcatcccacatggtcccccgagcactgccaggagttattcctgagtgcagagccaggagttaacccctatgcatctctgggtgttacccaaaaagcaaaaaaaacaaaaagaaaaatccagaattTTGAACTGGGCAGTCCAGctggagttttatttattttttatattattattattattattgctttttgggtcacacccagtgatgctcaggggttactcctggcttttgcactcaggaattactcctggcggtgcttgggaagaccatatgggatgctggggatcgaacccgggtcggccgcatgcaatgcaaatgccctacccgctgtgctattgctccggcccctggagttCAAGTTTTAATTGGGTTGTATCCAAGAAattttttgtggctagttgatctctttcgagatttatgtttgagtctctggaacaaggccagtagGATCAACTTATATGGTGGCGGCGGAGGTGGTTCATGAGTTTGATTGCCAGGGCTTCCCTGGACCTGCACAGCTCTGAGCATCAAGTGGCTAAAGGGTCGGAGAAGTGGGGAAGGTTTTATTCTATTCTCTGAAAGGCTCCAGTTGAGGAAGGGATGAGGCATGCACTTTCCACCCGTCCCATCAGGATACTCCAAGGCCCCAGACTAAAAACTGCCTCCTGTGACCCCTGGGGCCGCTGAAGGCAGCTGGTCTTGTCAGTCCACTTGGTACAGCCCCAGCAGCTCTTGCAGGAGCCCGTCTTCCTCCCAGAACTCACCAGGCTGCCGCCCCTCCGGACCCCGTTCCCCCTGGCTGAGCCCCACCTCGGGGACGGAGTTGCTCATGGCCTGCAGCTTCTGAAACAAGCCCCGACAACTCTGCCGCTCGGCTGGGCTCAGGAGGCTGAGGTTCAGGGCGAAGCGGCCCGTGTGGGCCAGGCCGAGCAGGATGTCCAGCACCCGCGGCCGGTCTGCTGGCCTCACGTGGTCCGCCAGCGCTGCCAGCAGCTCCCCCAGGAGCCCGAAGCCCACGTCGGTGCGGAAGAGGCTGCCCAGCTTTGTGCCCCCGAgctgcagcagagcctggtagcGCTCCTGGCCACCCTGCAGATGTCGCCGCCAGTCGCGGTAGAACTCCGCCGAGGTCTCGGGCTGGAAGGGCGGTTTCTCCTGGAGCAGCGGGAAGGAAAGGGcggccttttctttcctctccccgcGGTTCCAGGACCATGAGTGTGAGGTGGGTctggggctctgtgctcggtgCTGGTGGGGTTCACTGGGAGACTGCAGCCCTCATGGACCACACTGTCAGCTAAGCAGGATCCAGGTGGGACTGGGAAGGAGGGGCCTCAAGGACCCAGGTCATGACTGGAAATTGCCAGTTGAccgagactttttcttttttcctttcttttttttttttaatttattttggttttggggcccctcctggctgtgctcctggctctgtgttcaggggtggtTTAGTTCTAGTGGGTTCAGGAGGCCATagggttttgtttggttgtgttttatttttgggggggggggggtagagcacatctgcagtgctcagggatcactcctggctctgcactcagaaatcactcctgactgggctggagcaatagcacagtgggtgggtgtttgccttgcacatggccaacccgggttcgattcccaacatcccatatggtcccctgagcaccaccaggagtaattcctgagtgcagagccaggagtaacccctgtgcatcgccaagtgtgaccaaaaaaagcaaaaaaatttaaaaaataaaaaaataagttgactcctggcatgctcaggggacactatagaatgctgaggattggacctgggttggctgcatgcaaggcaagtgctctacctgcagtattatctctccagtctctgagACCCTAGGAATTTCAACACAGGTCCACCTtctctgctggactatctctctgggccctcaccAGGATTTTCCTACTGATGGCTGTGGACAGTCTTGCTCCATGAAGGTGAGTCAAGGGTTACTCTGAAGAGTGTGGAAGGATGActggacagagaagagagaaagacactCAAAGATCTGATAAGCCGGGTCTCCAACACTGTCCAGGATCATTGTACTAGATACCATATAACCAGGAAGGGAAACACCCCACACGTGATCTCAGTGCAAGTGGGATGACTCTGCAGACCTAGCTAGTTCAGTTTCCTGACTTGTACTCAGTTTCACCACACACTGGCTTTTCTTTCTGGGGTACTGGCCTCACTGGAGAAATAAGGAAGAGGGGTATGTTATAAAAAGGCAGGACCAGAGGTGTAGGGTAGAGGACCCTGTGGGACCAAAGAGGAAGGACTCACCTGGGAGAAATCAGTGGTCTCCTCCTCGGGGGCTCTTTCCAGAGTATAGTGGCAATTCCAGGGTGCAGTATTCTTCCCTCCaattttgtcctttctctccagtGGCTTCAAATGTGAAGCAAGGACAATACCCCTGTGAGCCATAGACACGAGATTGGGGGATAGACTTAATGCTGCCTGAGGGCATGGGGGCTTCATTTTGCATAATACAGATAGACTCTGTTGTCACACCACTatgacaacaataacaacagcaatgatgacaacaatagtaataatagctaatgcctttttttttttgctttttgggtcacatccagcgatgcacaggggtcactcctggcactgcactcaggaattacccctggcggtgctcaggggaccatatgggatgctgggaattgaacccgggttggccacgtgcaaggcaaatgccttagccgctgtgctattgctccagccccaatagctaATGACTTTTGAGCGTGGTACTGTGCAGCAGACATGGTCCTCAGATCTTCcatgttataaataatttaatcatgATGGAgattactctttttttgtttatttttgggttatatccagcaatgctcaaggattactcctggctttgcactcaggaatgactcctagtggtgctcagggaactatagaggatgccagatatcaaacctgggttggccgcatgcaaggcaagcgccttacctgctgcaatCTTTTTTACAGGTGAGGAATATAGGCCCAGATATATATAAAAAGCCTGTACAAGATCAGACAAGTAGCAGAGGGGTTGATGAGACTAAGCCAGGAATGTCCTGGATTCAGAACTCAtgttttggaggctggagagacagttcaagggcctaaaatgcatattttgaatgcaagaggcctgggcttgattcccagcaccacaattTCCTGGGTACTtttgggagagacccctgagcactgatccaggagtagcccttgagcactgctggggctcagaaagaaaaaaacaaacaaagaaacccaCCATGGTCTTATTCACTATAATGCACCAACGCAGAAAATTCTTAGAACAAGGCGCATGAAGCTAACCTGAATTCTTCATAGGAAGCCACCCTCTGTTCCACTGCTCGAAACTTGGCCGCATTCTCCCTTTTGTATTTCTCATCAGCATCAAGTGCAGCCTGCAACTCTCTCTCCAAAGCCTTGAAGTCAATGATGGCATTCTTTTTCATGGTCTATGCCTGACAAGGCAAAGGAAATGGACAGCAACATCAGGATGGAGAGAAGGAGTGTCCATCTGGATTCTTTGAAGCCCACAGAATTATCCAAAAGCactctttttgcttgtttggtttgggggacatacctgtGTGAAGTGCAGAgggtcttagtcctggctctgtgctcagggatcagttctggcagggctctgtggATCCTAtgaggtgacagggattgaacccagatcagaggTAAAggtccttcccactgtgctaccccccccccgccccactgccaAAGCTCTCTTGAGTATCTTATCATTTGTCCTAGATGTTACAAAACCCACTTCTATGCTTTCCAGAGGGAAACTGAGTTTCACAGTGAGGATATGCTTGAGCCTTGTCCCTGAGAACCGAATAATGTGTCCTGACTTTCAGATTAGAGTCTGGCCTTAATTTTCttgtccaaaaatattttaagttcgaTGCTTTGGCCATAGAGAATTTCGATCGCAAAATTCAATTCCTTCACTCTTCCACATGGGCACACTCTATAGAATAGTTGTAATAAGTGAGCTTACACAAAAGCAGAACTATTGTTACTGATTCCCAGTCCAGGGACACAATTTCACCCTTCATTAAATGTCTTTAATGGGGAACGATACTTTCCAGCCAAGCCACAAGCAGTGACTGAGCAGGAGATCAAGCAGAAAAGGCAGAGGAGGGGACTTAGTGATCCCTGCCCTGAAAATCCCTTTATTTCTGCCCAGCTCTGGAGCACAGGTCCTTGTGGATTCCCAAACCCAAATCCCTCTGTTCAGCCGAGGACTGGAGCATAGGTCCTTGGCACATGGGCAACCTCGTTGTTTCTGTTACTGCAGTTCTGCAAATGTCCCCATTATTTAGGATTCATTGACTCGCTCCTCAGTGAGATCACCGATAGGTACTAGTCTTGGCCCTGgccctgatttattttctgtgatgCTTTGAAAACTCAGACTGGGGgaagagggcgtttgccttgcacgcagtcgacccgggttcgatccccagcatctcatatggtccttcgagcactgccaagagtaattcctgagtgcggagccaggagcaatccctgagcatcgtagggtgtgacccaaaaagcaaaaaaaaaaaaaaaaaaaagtaaaaagaaaagaaaacagactgGGCTAGAGGAACTGGGCGGACCAAGAAGCGCACTCAAGCGTCCTGTCCCGTTCTGAGGCCTCCCAACTTTGAATAAATAGAACGAACTCTTCCCTCTCCGAGAACGGATCCACCTGACCTTGACCCCAGCAGCTTGGTTCTCTTGCTTTCTTGGGGGATCCCCTAAAACGCGAGAAAAAGACACTTAGAAAAGACCACGCCCACCAGCGGTGGTTGCCTAGCGACCGCAGCAACAGCCTGGTCACATGATCAGCGCGaaggccccccaacccacccccgcTTCCCAGGCTGCCCCGAAGCGcctgattaaaaatttttttcttaaggtaCAAACTCTCTTTGGCGCAGGGAACGCTTTTATTTGGGCGTGGTCAGCTCCGCTGTGTCGCTTTCTGCGTCTGCGGCGGCTTTCCTCCGGCCGGACCTCAGGCACCGCTCTCAGGCACAGCGGCGGCGGCGCGGACGGGGTCCTTCCTCGGCTGCAGGCGCAGGCGGTGTGGCGGCGCGAGGCGGAAACGCGCGCGCCTGCGAGCGGCGCGGAGCTTGGGTCGAGCCGGCGGGAGGTGAGCGGGCGCGGGCCAACGACCCGGCAGGGCCtctgggaggggggcggcggggacctGAAGGCGGGTCGGATCCGGACGGTGCCTGCTACGCCGTGTGCCCTTGTGGGTGGGGGGGTTCCGGCGGGTGGGGGGAGTCAGGGaaggcgcccctcccccccgtaCGCACGCGCGCCCCGGCTCCGGGGGACTCCCTCGGTGCAGTGCTCCTGGGTGTGCAGGAAGGGCGGCATGGCGCCCTCGGCCCCTCTCCCAGACGCCGTCTTCCCGGCCCTTCCCAGCGCCCTCCTGGCGCCACATCTctcggggggggggaaggggtccTGCACGTGAGCGGGAAGCGGCGGGGTGTCGGCCGCGGTAGGCGACTGTGGGCTCCGAGGAGGAAGACCCCCTTCTCTGCCTCGTCGGGGCCCTTGGCTTCCGCTAGTGCTTCGCGAGACCCGGTAGTTCTGCATCTGCTGCAGAGTGAGCAAAACGGGATGTATAAAGGGCCGAGGCTGCGGGGAAAGCCCTTGACTTTCACAacaccgccgacctgggtttgatctctagcaccacgtatggagcacagccaggtgtggtccaaaaaccaaaactcaaaCCCAAACAGAACCAAAGCCCTTAAGTTGTAGTTGGGGAAGGGGCGCGGGGGGGAGCGGGGAACGCGGCCCAGGACTCGGTAACGTCAGCCAACCGTGAATGTTAGTAAGAACGGACAAAGCAGCAGACGAGCGATGGGGAGGAGgcttgctcagaggaccagggagGTTTGTAGAGAATGGGACGCTTCAGTAGCGTTTAGGCGGGAAGGTGTGGGCATAAAAACTAAAAGGAAGCGAGATTCCAGAGAGGACGGCTTGTGTGGCAGCCTCCAAGGAAGGAGCTTGGCTTGTACCTTGAAGCACttggaaaacaaattactgtTTTGCACCGTGGAAGGTGGACTCGAAGAAATGCTCCGGTCCCTTGCTAATGGTTATTGAGCCTGGGActattaaattacttttttttttccccacatgctGTGGTTGGAGCCTTGAGCATCTCCTAGTGAGGCACATGTTCTGTCACTGGGCACCATCCCTGTCCAGTAAtaattggggggttgggggtggattGCAaagatattacagcgggtagggtgcttgccttgcacctaagtttgatcccctgagcatcccaggtgtggcccaaaaccaaaacaacatttGGGGTCGGGGAGAAAGGAggcagttctgggaattgaacccagggctttgcatttagaaggcaaatgctcttccctccccacccaatgataagttctttttgttgttatttttcatgATGCTTAGTGCTTATTCCttgcttctgtactcaggaatcacacctgacagACTTTGGGAGACCGTAGGGCTTGTGTAGgggttgtgtgcaaagcaggcgCCCTACCTCTGGACTgtccagcccttttcttttttgaggtgcGGCACATCTGACTATGCCCAGATATATTaccctgggtctgtgcttggtgatcatggtgggctcaggggaccatatggggtgctggggattgaacctggattggccaggtgcaaggcaagtgtacccactgtactctctctggcctcccacaataattttttacacaaacaattttgtttcattttcatgatACTTTATGCAGTGCGAATTATTTCCTCTCATTTTACAATAGAGGAAatgtgcttggaatatcacttGGAGTATCACTTACCTGACACTGTTTATTTGGAAACATGTGTCACTTAACGAGGTTTTGGGGCCCCTTGTCCTGAGCCTGGGAACCTTGTGTCCAAAGCTGGGCTACATGACCTAGTGCTGTGAGCTGTCTCGCTGCACTCTTGAATTTATATAATTACTAAGTGCCAGCATTAGAATTCAAGTGCCGTCCTTCCAGCTCCAGAAACCTAACCCTCCTAAACTCCTAACCCATGGCTGCAGAGCTGTTAGTCTGGGTAATTGGTATCATTATCTCCCATTCATGTTTGAATTCAATGCAGAGAAAGGTGCAAAAGGCTATATATAGCAGCTTGGGGGAGTGAGAAACTGAGAATCTAGGAAAGCGTGAAGGGAAGACTTTGAATGGAATTATAATTGGGGAAAACCTACAACTTATTAATTACCAAGAGAAAGCAAATAACTTTCTCTTGGAAAAGTCTGCTCCATATCGCCAGTCTCCCCTGTGGCAGACACTAAGATCAGGGACCACCTAAGAAGGGGTGCAATGGAAAGTATCTCAGCTATCCCGTCTGTGGTTTTCCTGTCAGGAATGTGGACTCTGAATCTAACCCTGAGGAAACAGCAGACAGACTCAGATTCAGGGATATTCTCTCGCCTTTTTGGTCTGTAGTTTACAGAAATGTCAGCATGGGGCCAAAGATGCagctcagtgggtagagcacagaccttgaatgtgtgaggccctagctTTGGTATCTGGCATTGATGGGTATGaccctggcccctgagcatcgcggtaACAAGCACCCAGAAGTTTCTAAATAAGTGTCAGGTCATCCACATCAGGAAGGACTGAGCACCTATTCTGGATGGAAAGAGGCCACAGACATAAGCACTAACCACAAACCTGGACCCTGGGTGGGTCTTTGGCTGTGCCACGCACAGCGGGACTGTTTGTGAACTTGGACGCAATATGTGAATTAGATGGTGTGGTGCTGATCTGCTTTTTGGGGTTTTTGATCGGCTTTTTTTGGGTTTGTGCTTATGGGAGGGATGGGAAGTaactagtgctcagggatcactcctggtcattctcagggaaccatagggagtactagggatggagcccaggcctatccgcaaggcaagtgccctgcccactgtactatctctccagacctgagctgctttgctttttttttggctttttgggttacaaccggcaatgctcagggattagttctggctctatactaaggaattactcctgccggtactcgggaccatatgggatgccaggagttgagcctgggtcagccgcgtgcaaggcaaatgtgctcctcgtttgtactattgctccagcccccaccgagCTGCTTTTGATGGTTGTATTGTGGTTGTGTGGGACAGTGTCCTTGTTTGCAGGGATCACACATGCTAAAACAGGAgctggcacatttttttttctcttaaggaccagacaataaatattttaggctttctGAGCCATATGGTCTCAATTGCAACTCATCAGCTCTGCCATGGCAGCCTGACtgtataaataaatgaacatggCTGTGGGCCAGTCCAGCTGTTTGTGAATACTGAAATTCAAATTCCTTATCATTTTTATGTATCATAAAATTTGATTCTTTGGATGCGTTTGTCCCAACTGTTCAAAAATGGAAGCGGCACTCTTAGCTTGGGGGCTGCTTGAAGCAGGCAGCAGGCTGGCTTTGGCTACAGGCCATCGTTTATTAATGCCTGTGGAGCCATTAGCGGGTGGTGAGTAACTCTGTCAGCAACTTATTCTCATACAGTTTAGGAGGAAGAAAGTTATTTATACTGTTCCTGCAACTCTTTGCTGTTAGAGTTTTGGAAATAGTTTTGTGGggctggttggagagatagtacagggataaggcgcttgtcttgcacatggccgacttgggtttgatccccagcaccacatacgggcCCCTAAGCCCtaccaagagcgatccctgagcgcagagccaagatcgcagagcactgccagctgtggtcctCAGGGGTTTTAGTATTAAAAAGAATTGGGGCCGGTGCTGTAGCTcggtggtaaagcacttgccttgcatgtagtttttgggttcagtccctggctctGCAATAAAAGAAacgggagggctggagagatagtagagcagggaaggtgcttgcctagccATGGGGGTGACCCGGGTCCTGGCtatgcgctcaggggtcactcctagtcatgctccgggaaccatatgggatgctgtggatggagcccaggtcagctgtgcacaaggcaagcgccctccccctccccactgtactgcctctccagacCCGTGGGGTTCCCCGGTACCCCCTATGTTCCACCATATGAGCGTCAACGctgggataagccctgagcaccaccaggtatggccccccaaacca
This region includes:
- the CCDC103 gene encoding coiled-coil domain-containing protein 103 → MKKNAIIDFKALERELQAALDADEKYKRENAAKFRAVEQRVASYEEFRGIVLASHLKPLERKDKIGGKNTAPWNCHYTLERAPEEETTDFSQEKPPFQPETSAEFYRDWRRHLQGGQERYQALLQLGGTKLGSLFRTDVGFGLLGELLAALADHVRPADRPRVLDILLGLAHTGRFALNLSLLSPAERQSCRGLFQKLQAMSNSVPEVGLSQGERGPEGRQPGEFWEEDGLLQELLGLYQVD
- the FAM187A gene encoding Ig-like V-type domain-containing protein FAM187A, giving the protein MTVACSMVLLWAWGGLQAFELVGKENIFQNTPCPAFLMFDNAAYLADMSFELPCHCKPEEVKAVVWYYQKHLRSSHTRVLTDFDGRLLTEEAHVRAGSDMLVRFSIRMFSLLVFRAQPEDSGLYFCGTRKGDYFYAYDVDIQSSRGMVATFQDSGQVPSADSHYGTLRIFTTFWEWTPCDRCGARGEQWRIGLCYLQSPDLSPRYRQTLPRTVSCGSQAVPARLRAKARARAPELLVRSCMVPCKKKSIRKGVMAVFSYVSRVGSRPWLPTVPIQFHQQRLGHGLVISCPGARPEHAVAWDKDRQFLYRTQYLKGVNRTMRVFIDHGNHLHIRFTELADRGIYYCWRQGVRVAGFRLGVLTRGRQQFSLSDPETHAAIMLALMGHLLLTVVFVTIHICRCCCYLFHCCPSFSPRDALPEF